From Paralcaligenes sp. KSB-10:
TGTTTTTTTCTATGGTCAGTGTCCGTGTGACGCCATCCTGTATGACTGTCACTTCACACTGCTCCCTGCCCGGAGCGTGCCGCGCCTCTTGCCCGATGCGCAGGGCGCGCGGCCCTTTGGGCGAACCGAACAGCTCGAATTTGATCCGCGATTTGTCCAGCCCCTTGTCCTGCAGGGCCTGCGTCACCGATTCAATCATGTCTTGCGGGCCGCAGACAAACGCCACATCGATCTGGCCGGGATCCAGCCACAAGGAAAGCAGCTGCCCGGCCTTGGCGCCATCGAGGCGTCCGTTGAAAAGGTCGACATCCTGGATTTCGCGGCTCATGATGTATACCAGCGAAAACCGCTCCATATACAGATTCTTCAGGTCTTCGATCTCTTCGCGGAACAAGACCGCCGACGAGGAGCGATTGCCGTAAAACAGCGTAAAACGGCTACCAGGCTCGGTACCCAGGGCGGTCTTGATCAGGGACAGGATGGGGGTAATGCCGCTGCCCACCGCAAAAGCCACATAGCCGCGGCTGTGCTCGGAAGAAAAATCAACAGTGAAGTGCCCATCGGGCGGCATGACATCGAGCATCTCTCCAGGAACCAGGTGCTCATTGGCCCACGATGAGAAAGCACCATCGTTCAGGCGCTTGATGGCCACACGCAGCAGCTTGTCCCGAGGCGCCGCGCAGATCGAATACGAGCGCCGCAGTTCTTCGCCGTCGACCTGTGTGCGCAGGGTCAGATATTGCCCGGGACGAAATGCGAATTTTTCCCGTATCTCGCCGGGGACTTCAAAAGTCACCACCACGGCATCCCGTGTGTTTTTGGCGACCGAAGCGACTTTCAATGGATAAAACTGAACCATAACGCTAGTGCGCCTTAAAGTAATCAAAGGGTTCACCGCATTCGCCGCAGCGGTACAAGGCCTTGCACGAGGTAGAACCGAAATGGCTGACAAGGCGGGTTTTTTCCGAACCGCAGCGGGGGCACTGGACAACCGTGCGATGCAGGCCGCGCGAAATTCCGGAAATATCGATCGCCTTTTCCTTGGGAGGAGCGATGCCGTAATTCTTGAGCGCCGCGTGCCCTTCGGGCGTCATCCAGTCGGTCGTCCAGGCGGGCGACAAGCGAGTTTCGATGCGGACATCGGCCACACCTTTGTGTGCAAGCGTTGCCTGAATATCGGCGGAAATTTCCCGCATGGCCGGACACCCCGAATACGTGGGTGTAATCGTCACCACACAGATCGCTCCGTCCCAGGATACATCGCGCACAATGCCCAGGTCGACCA
This genomic window contains:
- the paaE gene encoding 1,2-phenylacetyl-CoA epoxidase subunit PaaE, which codes for MVQFYPLKVASVAKNTRDAVVVTFEVPGEIREKFAFRPGQYLTLRTQVDGEELRRSYSICAAPRDKLLRVAIKRLNDGAFSSWANEHLVPGEMLDVMPPDGHFTVDFSSEHSRGYVAFAVGSGITPILSLIKTALGTEPGSRFTLFYGNRSSSAVLFREEIEDLKNLYMERFSLVYIMSREIQDVDLFNGRLDGAKAGQLLSLWLDPGQIDVAFVCGPQDMIESVTQALQDKGLDKSRIKFELFGSPKGPRALRIGQEARHAPGREQCEVTVIQDGVTRTLTIEKNKDSVLDSALAQGVELPYSCKGGVCSTCRCKVIEGEVDMDANFALEDYEVARGFVLSCQSFPVTDRLVIDFDQET
- the paaD gene encoding 1,2-phenylacetyl-CoA epoxidase subunit PaaD; translated protein: MVNANVAAIPVPAEQVMQWLAQVPDPEIPVLSVVDLGIVRDVSWDGAICVVTITPTYSGCPAMREISADIQATLAHKGVADVRIETRLSPAWTTDWMTPEGHAALKNYGIAPPKEKAIDISGISRGLHRTVVQCPRCGSEKTRLVSHFGSTSCKALYRCGECGEPFDYFKAH